In the Primulina tabacum isolate GXHZ01 chromosome 7, ASM2559414v2, whole genome shotgun sequence genome, CACGTCGAAATAATCTGCTATTTTAGCATTCGGGTCACCggattttcttttcaaaaaggCTTCCAGATGGACCAAAGCCTTGGCGGCGAGGATGCCGTCGGTGGACCCTCCTGCGTCAATGCTAAGGATCCTAACTTTACCAGTGTCGACTTGTGGCACGACGGAATACGGATGCTTAGCTTCATTTTGGTAGCCGAAGAGGAACTTGTTTTCGAGTATGGAGAAGATCTGGTTGGTGAGCTTATCAACATCCATGTTGGAGTGATTTAGTGATGCCGCCATCGAAAAGGgatgaaaacaaaacaacagcAGAAGATTCTTTGTACAAAATTTACGAGCAGGTAGAGAGAATGAATGGATGTAAAGATGGCGGTGTAGTGCAGATATATATATAGGCCTTTGACATGTATATACGACAAGAAACCGAGGAGGAGGGAGGAGGTGCATACGTGCGCGCGTTTGTATTTTGAATGAATTTCCTACTCTTTATTATGTGTAATATTAGTACGTGTATATAATAATGTCGGCACCTTCCTCCCTGTGCTAAAGCTTTTTTCCTCCTAGTTAGGGCgggtaaattttttaaaataaaaaaggtTTCATTATTACGAATCCAAGCCATAAAGTTGTTTATTCATGTCGCTTTTCTCATTTTTATAAATTGAATTTTGAACCTGGTTCTAATTTTGGGTCATCAATTCTTTATTTCGTTTTcaataaatcatgaaatcaagaatCAATTTTGATGATCAAACTACATAATCAAGATTATCCGCACGACATAAACTTCATGTTGGCGTTTTTGGTTACAAATATGATTTCAatggtcaattttttttttctcttcttgataaaatatatattactatTAAGTGATATCAGTATCGAAAAACATATAAAAAGTTAGATATATAGACTCAAAACATGAGTGAAATCCCTGAGTTGATGCACTTTAACTAGTAAAAGAGATCACATCTCAACGTAGAAACAAAGAATTATGTGAACTTTCTTTGACCAATTCTTCTCGGAGTTTATTGACATTCTGCGTACGTTGTTGTATTCTTCGATAAAATCAATCATATCACAAATCACATTAACTCAGGTATCACCAGAAATCGATATTAAATCAGTcgagaatttaaaaaaaattctcataACCAAAAACTAAAATCATAGTGGACCCGACGACTCAAATAAACCAAATAATCTAGAGCTTTTTGTTTCGTTTGATCTTGATTTGGATAACCATTAATTACTTCCTCATTTTTCTCATGCCATATAAAAATACGATTTTTTAGGTGATTTAATATGTATTAATTAATAAGTGAATACCGACATTTGGCCATATTATAAATCCAACTATGCATCTATTATTGAACACATACAACATAAATCGAAGCATTAATTTTAGTTATTGATGTACGTGGCTACAACATGTAGAGTAGTCCCCGGTTACATGATTTCCTTGTGGCACCGCTCGACTAGTCAACCGATACGCGGTATTTTGTTGTGTAACTTTAgtcaataattatttataaagaATGATAttctttataaaatttgaatttttaaaaatcaataaacctATTTAATTAGTGTGGTTAATTATAGACTCCATACTCTATCTATATTGCGAGTTTCCCCACATAATTGTTATAATTATGTTAGTTTACATTGAACAAAATTCATTTGGAAATGTTTACACAAGCATGGAATATATATTAGATGCAAGTGGTGCTCTCGTGATTTATATTATATGTATAAGTCGATTAAAAGGCAAGCATatgtttatataaataattctCAAATAACTTCCTTAAATAATGTTCGAGTTGGTTGAGTATATTAACTTTTGGTCAATGATTATGAATTTGACTCCCCCTATCGACAATTTTGTTGGATTCAATACTTGCCTAATATAATTTTCTTGGATAACGAgatgtataaatttttttttcccaaactactggagaaatatttaaaaatatggaaGGGATATATTTGTGGAGGGGACACCGAAAAATGAGGCAGTAGGTAAGACATCGAAAGAGAGAATTTAATTAGAATTGGCCCAAAACCAACCACACAGCGATGCCCCCTCCAACCCCACACCCACACCCACACTAACACTAACCATTGTCGGGGCCATACATTTATAAATTGATTGAGGCCAGCGCGggatattatataaattttttccccaattttttttttttaaaagatataaATCAATCCAACCACCCTTTTGCTcattaataaattgattttcCTTAATAATTATGTCTACGATCGAGCTTTAAGTAATTAGTGAAGGACAGGTTGTTAATTTTATACAAAACGACAATTAATTTGTGCTATGATGGTGGATAGGAAGGAATATTAACACAATATTTAACCACTCTCAATTGTCTTTTAGTCACTCTAAGTATTGTTAAGATACTAATATAATAATACCCTCATTCTTATTCAACTCGAAGCATCTCAATTTTTTGACGAGTGTTAGTCattttgtatttatttattgtttccCAAATCCAAATCATGACATGCGATTTAATGTTTATTTGTTAAAGTAATTTGTGCCACAGTGCGTGTTAAGTTTTTGTCTTCTCAAATTTGATCGGTCAAACGTGGGAGGGATCCAAAGAATTATTTCACAAAACTACAACAGACCGACAATGTAATAACCGCGAAAGTTCTGTTATATTATGGTCGTATTCGTTctgataataataatacaaaaaTTTTTTGTTGATGTTGCTAACTTTATTTACAACACTGGTAAAGGCACCACCGACACTTGATTTTTAAGTGAATATGAATGTCATCTGCTATATATCAATATGTGAAAATggtccatttttttttttgctgtcTTAGCGTGTTTGACGCACTGTGGCAGCCTATTTTGTGCAGTGGTCGTATTCATCCCCTCAACTTTTGAAATTTCATATTCCCATTGATAAATTTTGATATGCTTTTTAGAGTAACAGAAAAGGAAATTGTTTTTGCTAGTGATGGTCTtacatttacacacacacagatatatatatatatatatatataattgagatgaatgaaaactaatatttttgatataaaaattaatttttttcatacaACAGACATTCAAATTCCTAGTCGAACTGTGGGGATGACAATAGGACGGGGCGGGGGCGGGTTTGCCATCCCCATCCCGTCCCCTAATTATATCCCCGCTCCCATCCCCGCACCCATCCACGGATCTACCTAAACGGGGAATTCCCGTCCCCGAATTCGCGGGGATAAAATCCCCGTCCCCGTCCCCGAACCCGTTTGAAATATCCGAAtatattattgtacttttatatatatatatatataagtattataatatatatatatatatatatatatattactgtatataatttatatataaatatactttttttatataatatatatattactgtatttatatacatatataactgtatatgtatatatatatgttatcgGGGCGGGTTTGGGAGGGTTTGGTATGGAGATAGGATTCCCAAACCCGTCCCAATATATTTcggggattttaatttttaaaaatccccgaacccgaaacCAAACCCGTTAACATATCTCCGAACCCGTCCCATTTCGGGTTTTCCCCGCGGAGCCCCAAAACCGCGGGGAAAATTGCCATCCCTAAGTCGAACTTACGCTGTCAACATTTGGCCGTTTCTTAGCCCAATCATAGTGTATATACTATATGCATGTATCTATCTTTTGTgttgaatatattatatatatttccacACACGTACAGCCATTATATGAATGAGTTGGAAGGGACACGAAGTCAACTACATTTTCATAGTCTTCGTTCATCTTACATACACAATTATCCATTTCTTGTCCGAAAACTTTCAACTCTAATAATGCCCACCGATTCAACATGCATGAATtctattcttttatttttatggaGCTGGCAGAGGGTAGGATATAAACAATAATATTTAGAATACAatagttttaaaatttaaggATATCGTAATAGAACATATGATTGTTTTTATAAGAATACATGAACAAAATAGAGCTTCAAATCACGGGTTATTTGCACAATAACACCTAATCtcactttttcaaatttttaataaaCAATACCACCATCTAGTTCTTGACCTTAATTTTTCTGcaaaattacaaaattttttCAACGTATCTTTAAATTTGGATTTTACTAACCAACAGAATACTGTCGAAGAAAAAACTGGCACCATACGAATCAAAAGACATCAAATCTCGTCTGATAGATCAACACATAAACACTCGTAGCAGAGTCATATCAGTTGATACAGAAAAATCAGAACCTGGATTCCTAACACGTGTGCCTGTCACCATTCAATTGCGCATGATGTTAAAATATACTAAACATCCTGAGATCGCAGTAAGCAGACAGTCTACAATCACCCTCTGCCCCTGaaaccaccaccaccaccaccaccaccaccacggCCTCTAAAACCTCCTCTACCCCCTCTTGGAGCACCTCTTCCACGAAATCCACCCCCACCACCACGTCCACCACCTCTTCCACGAAATCCACCTCCTCCACGAAATCCACCTCTACCTGCTTGTGGTTGTCCCCTGCAAAAATAGTACAACATCCAGTTACACTTTGAGTACACCAACCACCCAACCAACCTCAGAAGGAGATGACACACTATGAGCAGCTAGATAGTTATAGTAAAGGAATCACGTGCATTCTTTTCTTTCGGAAAACACAGGAGTGAAAAAAAAATCTCCAACACTAGTTTGTACTTTGTAGGAGATATCGAGATGTTGATTTTATGACAGAAACTAAAATTGATAGACAACTCAAGGAAACAATATCCATGTATCGCGAAATATTATCaatcttcaatttattttaatcactcttattccaaaaaaaaattgtagattgttttatgatttaacagTTGCTGTGTGTTGTTGGGAAATCATTCATTTGAAAATAAGTGACAAACAATCCTAGCATAGGCCCAGGACAAAAGATTGTCCACATAATCTACTTGAATAGCACATTGAAACAaaagttcccaagataaaattGACTAAACAACAATTTATAAAGTCTGTTCACACAATCCTAGCATAGGCTCTGGACATATGATCATTCACTGATCGACTGGAAGAATCATATAGAAAAAACAGAAGTCACAAAAGACCAAGCATTTCATAAAGCTGGTTTATTTATAAAACCTAGAATGTAGATGTCCAAGGAAAGACAGGAGCAAGATAATAGACAAGTTTTCAGTAAACCAAACTAGGTTCAAACTCTGCCACATCCACATTTAATCACAAGAATCAAATATCATTAACATTTTCAGCTCTGAAGGCTCTAATTACAGATATGAGATATAACAAAGATGAACTATCTTACAACATATTCAATTTACCACACAGTTAAGCAAAAAGAATGGATCTTGAGCAGTGGCAAATGGCAATTCCCTAGGTGATTTCCTAGAGAAGACCAAATctacaataaatttaatttaagaacataAAACATATGAAAAAAGGTCATACTTTGGTTGAGATAGAAATCTCGAGAGCGGCAAGAGCTTTGCAGGGTCTATGAAGAACTTATCACCCGCAGAATAAGAAGTCGCCACAATACCTTCCATCATCTTAATGGAAAAATACTACAATACCAACACAAATGGCACATGATGTAAGAAAATAGTAAGCAATATAAGCTCGAAAACCAAACGCATAATATCATCACACATGTTACAATTAGAATAGGTGACTCACAGATTCATTAATGGGGCCGAATATTTCATCCACTTTACCAATCTGTGTTTTGTTGTGCAGGTAGATAGGTGCATTGAAGTAAGGTATTTTCTCATTTGTAAGCTTCGTCACCGCCTCTCCTTCGCAAGCAAGAACGAATGTAGAAACCTCTGCGCACAAACCCACCATTCATCAAACACTATAGCAATAATTAAAATTACCTCAATAAACTCCATACAGAGGACACACGTGCGTCGAGCTAGAGAACAGACCAGTAACTTCTGAAGGAGGGCCTTCATCGCGAGGAGGGGCGCGACCTCCACGGCCTCCAAATCTGCCACCTCTACTGCCGCGTCCTCCGTCTCTGCCGCCCCTGCCGCCTCCTCCACCGCGTCCCCTGGGAGGTCTCATGATCCACACTAACGATCTGCAACTAGAGCAGGTCTTCTACACACTGTATCATGTTATATTCAACTAAATGGCAATAACACAACGGTTTTCGACCAAGTTGCTCTagtggggtttagggttttcaGATTGGGccggaaatgatgatattggGCCTCTTGGACAAGCTATTCCCCAACTCAACTAAATTACCCAGGCCTGCAGACAATAATTaactattattaattaatttaaatattataatataatatttaggAAAATAAAATGGGCAAACAATTCGGGTTGAATCTGAATCCTGGGGCATTCGGGTTCAAAAGGATCCACGGGTATCAAGTCTGTGAGTCAGAGTAGGGTTTCCAGAGCGCTGTTTGGGTTTTAATTCATTTCTGCGTCCTCTgtataaacacacacataaacCAGCAGTTAACAGATCTTGGGCATTAAATTT is a window encoding:
- the LOC142552103 gene encoding putative H/ACA ribonucleoprotein complex subunit 1-like protein 1, encoding MRPPRGRGGGGGRGGRDGGRGSRGGRFGGRGGRAPPRDEGPPSEVTEVSTFVLACEGEAVTKLTNEKIPYFNAPIYLHNKTQIGKVDEIFGPINESYFSIKMMEGIVATSYSAGDKFFIDPAKLLPLSRFLSQPKGQPQAGRGGFRGGGGFRGRGGGRGGGGGFRGRGAPRGGRGGFRGRGGGGGGGGGFRGRG